The following coding sequences are from one Trypanosoma brucei gambiense DAL972 chromosome 2, complete sequence window:
- a CDS encoding variant surface glycoprotein (VSG), putative, whose product MKATGCWVPLVVTVTGQLSCVVGAREPLVNEQEFGALCAMINFSQDLETQKLEESVKDSARHIGAIGLAVGLQSLSEAEDVENVQVGRQGEGGGGGGYWSFWEEAGTKLKGDKTRYIQWVEANFDILKKEKIKEAVENAHTCMKTNNNLWLELKMSPINKSLSDALSGSNKADVMIKQHLEAVEVCGGKGGQPSVWAGKSLIVDLLCICGGSPMPNDRQQACCEGCSTGANEDPWKPVEQSNTRWKHLAQRCKSIGTNEKLSSSSLSRATKVFLEVLKHSTAQKEGTKTFLGAASGEPQHGCTGHTQPGNGKCVQYPTEMVGNENPAVPWLLVLQQAATRIGKLREIEKKLKDILRNVESIKTSKLSQMPRSGISQLKDGTTCNKGRGQKGPSSGVECSECESQAECTHTGCNKREGNCIDIKRPPLASQADKISVPLWLFFLP is encoded by the coding sequence ATGAAGGCGACTGGGTGTTGGGTTCCCTTAGTGGTGACAGTAACAGGTCAGTTAAGTTGTGTAGTGGGGGCGAGAGAGCCCCTGGTGAACGAACAAGAGTTTGGAGCCTTATGTGCTATGATAAACTTTTCCCAAGATCTGGAAACGCAGAAACTCGAAGAAAGCGTCAAAGACTCAGCGAGGCATATTGGAGCCATTGGTTTGGCTGTTGGGCTTCAAAGTTTGTCCGAGGCGGAAGACGTAGAAAATGTCCAGGTAGGCCGGCAAGGCGAAggtggagggggaggaggctACTGGAGCTTCTGGGAAGAAGCGGGAACCAAACTTAAAGGTGACAAGACTCGGTATATTCAGTGGGTTGAAGCGAACTTCGACATactaaagaaggaaaaaataaaagaagcagTAGAAAACGCGCACACGTGcatgaaaacaaacaacaatttgTGGCTGGAGCTGAAAATGAGCCCGATCAACAAGAGTTTAAGTGACGCACTCAGTGGGTCGAACAAAGCTGATGTTATGATAAAGCAACACCTGGAAGCTGTGGAAGtttgtggaggaaaaggtggACAACCAAGTGTGTGGGCAGGAAAGTCGTTGATCGTGGATTTGTTGTGCATATGCGGAGGTTCTCCCATGCCGAACGATCGGCAGCAGGCATGCTGCGAAGGTTGTAGCACCGGTGCAAATGAAGATCCATGGAAGCCAGTAGAGCAATCGAACACTCGATGGAAACATCTGGCCCAAAGATGCAAGTCGATCGGTACCAACGAGAAACTATCCAGCAGTTCCCTCTCACGCGCCACTAAGGTTTTTTTGGAGGTCCTTAAACATTCTACAGCACAGAAGGAAGGTACAAAAACATTTCTCGGAGCAGCGAGCGGGGAGCCCCAGCACGGATGCACTGGGCACACGCAACCAGGTAACGGAAAATGCGTCCAATATCCAACGGAGATGGTAGGTAATGAGAACCCTGCGGTCCCTTGGCTCCTGGTATTGCAACAAGCAGCTACTAGGATAGGTAAGTTAAGagaaattgagaaaaaattgaaggaTATCCTGAGAAATGTTGAGAGTataaaaacaagcaaactaAGCCAAATGCCCCGATCCGGAATCTCTCAACTTAAAGATGGCACAACATGTAACAAGGGACGTGGGCAAAAGGGTCCTAGCTCCGGCGTTGAATGCAGTGAGTGCGAAAGTCAAGCAGAATGTACGCACACAGGTTGCAACAAACGGGAAGGAAACTGCATAGATATAAAAAGACCGCCATTAGCAAGCCAAGCAGACAAAATCAGTGTTCCGTTGTGGctatttttccttccatgA
- a CDS encoding T. brucei spp.-specific protein: MEAFALVEMLTFLPSMFSVGGEYDITRFIATILQMVCIKHFCYVKQRYGCFHQVHHADQHAKSATVLHALDALPRYFVQLDTHYRDNASPCSLHIFKQPSLPPKFFTFFKCASGKYHKHGTTRVLTQASKSTLPWQRVLQLEAHIMAGAPHSIHLVKHCLLSLLSLSISLQNFDNADFF, encoded by the coding sequence ATGGAGGCTTTTGCCTTGGTCGAGATGCTGACATTTCTCCCCTCTATGTTTTCTGTAGGTGGAGAATACGACATTACCAGGTTTATTGCAACAATACTCCAAATGGTTTGCATCAAACATTTCTGTTATGTTAAACAGCGCTACGGGTGTTTCCATCAGGTTCATCATGCAGACCAGCACGCCAAAAGCGCCACTGTTCTCCATGCCCTGGATGCGTTGCCTCGTTACTTTGTTCAGTTGGACACCCACTACAGAGACAATGCGTCACCCTGTTCATTACACATCTTTAAACAACCTTCACTTCCCCCCAAGtttttcaccttcttcaAATGTGCATCTGGAAAATATCATAAACACGGCACCACCAGGGTTTTAACACAGGCAAGTAAAAGCACTTTGCCCTGGCAGAGGGTTCTACAACTAGAGGCGCACATTATGGCAGGCGCGCCGCACTCCATCCATTTAGTGAAGCACTGCCTTCTTTCGCTTCTCAGTCTTTCAATATCACTGCAGAATTTTGATAacgctgattttttttga